The genomic stretch TGATCCGGCCATTGCCGCGCGCTTCCAGCCCATCGACCGGCCACTCGTGCATTTCGTAGCGCACGGTCGCCTCCGAAAAGAAGATCCGACCGTCATCGGCGATATCGAGGTCGTCGGCCAAACGCAGACGGCTGTCATCATTGACCGACCAGAGACTGCGGTTTGTCTCATCGGTCGCCTTCTCGATCTTTCGGTCGGGCGAAATCCGGTAAAGCCCCATTCCGCCGATACAGCAATAGAGATTGTCCTGCCGATCAAAGGCCATGCCCAGCGGCTGACCGCCAATATGGGCGAACACCTCCATCTGCTGATAATCGGGAGCGAGAAAGCGCATGATGTCGCCGTGGCGCGACCCGGCATAGAGATTGTCGTGCCGATCAAGAATGACGTCTTCGGGGGCCTCGATACGGCCCAGGCCAATCAAGGTGACATCACGCAGCTTGTCGTTCTGCTCGAACGGTCCGCCCTTGCCGATCTCGGTCGACGGCGCCGGCGGCAGGTAGTGATAGGTCGGCGCGACGTAGACCTTGCTGATGATACGGGCACGGTTCTTGAGCCAGCGAATATCGATGATGGCGGCGACGAGCAGGATCGTCGCCAGCACCATCCGGTTGTAGCCGCCGCGCACCGAGAGCGTGGTCAGCCCGTTGGTCACCAGCAGAACGATCAGAGTGCCGGCCAGCGCTTTGGCGACCGAACCATTGCCGCCGCCGAGCGTGATGCCGCCGAGCACCGTCGCGGTGAGCGCGGTCACCTCGAGACCGACGCCGATATCGCCGCCGACCGTGCCCAGCCGGGCGGCGAAGAAAAGCGCGCCGATCGACGTCAGGACGCCGCTGGCGACATAGCACAGCGCGATGGTTCTCCGCACCGCGATTCCGGAATTATAGGCCGACCGCCGCGAGCCGCCGATCGCCGTCACATGCCAGCCGGGGCGCAACCGCGTCAGAAACAGGTGGCCGAAAATCGCGATTGCGACATAGACGATGGCCACGCTCGGGACGCCCAGCACCTTGCCTTCGCCAATGAAGGTCCACGATGCGATGTCCGGAAACGCCGAGGCGATCTTGTTCGAATTGGAAACCAGCAGCAGATCATAGGCAGATCGATAGATGATCAGCGTGATCAGCGTGGTGATGAAGGCGCGCAGCCTCAGATAACCGATCAAGAAGCCGTTCACCGCGCCCAGCAGAGCGCCGCAAATCAGCGTCGCCACGACCACCGCGGGCACCGGCCAGTTCAGCACATCGAGGCAATACAACGCGCAAAAATCGCACAGAGCGAACATCGAGCCGACCGATAGGTCGATGCCGCCGACGATCACCACCAGCGAAATGCCAAGCACCACAAAGCCGATCTCGCCGGCCTGCCTGGCCGTGTCCGCGAGCCCGTTCGGCGATAAAAACCCGCTGATCGCCTGGCTGAGCGCGAAGGCGACGATGATCAGGACGATCACCGGTATTGCGGTTTCCGTCCAGCGCTTCGACAGAATTTCGCCGAGCAGATGGTCGGGCCAGTAGCGGGACCGAAGGCGAACGAAAGTTTCCTGCATTGCGGGCTCTGCGACGGACGGAGAAAAGGAATGATGGAAGCGCATCGTCCGGTTCTGCGCCCGCCTCGCGGACGAGCGCAGAACCCGGACCGTCGCTGCGCGCTACTTCTTCAGATCGCTCAGGTTCCAGCATGCCGTTTCCGACGATGCGTTTTCCTTGGTGATGGGAATGAGCGTCGTATAGATCGATCCCTTGACGGTGCCAGGCTTGACGCCGGAAGAGAGCAGCCACTTGATCATCGCAGCCATGTCGGCAGCCTGGGTCGGAACGTCGTAGCTGAGATTGAGGTCGAACGCGCCCGACTTCACCAGTTCGCAGGCCCCCTTGCGCTCACCGCCGCCCGAGGTGGCAAGAAACACCTTCCCGGTGAGGCCGGCTTCCTTCACTGCCGCGGCGGTGCCGATATCCATGCCATCCCAGAACCCGACGATGCCGCACAGGTCCGGATGCTGCTTGAGCACCGTCTGGGTGATCGCCTTGGCTTTCGCCGCATCCCAATCCGCCGCCTGGCTCGACACCACCTTGATTTCGGGATGTTTGGCGAGCACGTTCTCGACGCCCTTCAGCGTGTAGGCCGACGTCGCCGCCGACAACGCGCCCTGGACCACGGCGATCTTGTTCGACTTGCCTTCACAAGCCTTGACCACCGCCTCGGCGTTGCGCTCGCCGATCTCTATCCAGTTTGCGCCGACGAAGGCCGAGCTGCGATACACGGATCCCATGTTGATCTGGATGACGGCGATGCCTTCCTTCTCGGCGCGCTGCAGCAGCTTCGCATAGGTCTGCACGTCGGGATTGTGGATCACCATCACCGCCGGCTTTTCCGACAGCAGCGTCGTGACCGCCTGGGCGCCGGCGCTGGTGCTCCAGTTCGGATCTCGCACGATCACCTTCATGCCGTAAGGTTCGAGCTCCTTCTTGAGCCCGGCGAACCAACCCTCGGTGAGATCGAAATTCATCGCCACCGGCACATAGGCGACGGTCTTGCCGGCAAGCGCCTGCTTGAACGCCCCCTGGAACGGCTCGTCCAGTCCTTGCTGGGCAAGCGCGGGAAACGTCGCCAGCGCCGCGATCGCGGCGCCGCCGATCAGCGGCTTGAGCTGCCGTGTCAGTCCGAAAACCATACTGTCCTCCCAGTTTAATTTTTTGTCGTAAGTCGTGCTCAGATATCGCCCTGTTGCGCGGTCTCCTCGTTGCGGGGATTGAGGAACGAATCGGCAATCACCGCGATCAGCAGAACCACGCCCTTGATCAGGTTCTGGCCCGAATAGGGGATGTCCATGATGGTCATGCCGTTCAACATCGTGCCGATCAGGAGAGTCCCGATGACCACATTGAGCACGCCACCGCGCCCGCCGGACAGCCCGATGCCGCCGAGCACCACCACCAAAATGACGTCGTAGATCATCGTCGAGTTGAATATGCGCGTCGGCATGCTGTTGACCGAAGCCGCCAGCACCAACCCGGCGAAACAGCCGATCAGCGCCGCCAGCACGTATTGCAGCACGATGATCGGTCGCGATGGAATGCCGGTGACCTTGGCGCCATAGGGATTGTCGCCGATCGCATAGATGTAGGCGCCGATCCGCGTGATACGCAGCAGGAATGCGACCACAAGGCACGCGATGATGAAGACGATGACCGACACCGGAATTCCGAACACGATGCCCTGGCCCAGACGCTCGAAGCCCTGCATTCCCGGGCTCCACTGCACCACGTCGAGATTGAACAGCACGGCCTGTCCGAGACCGGCCAGGAACAGGCCGCTGGCCAGCGTTGTGAACAGCGAGGGCACTTCGGCATAGGCGATCAGCCAGCCATTGATGGCACCGAAGACCAGCGCCAACATCAACGCGGTGGTGATCGCGCCCGGCAAGGAGTGGCCATCCTGAACCATTTGCAGAACCAGGCCCGGCGGCACAGCCAGCGTGGCGATCAGCGACAAGTCGACACCGCGGCCGATTACCACGATGGCCATGGCCAGGCCGAGGATCCCCAGTACCGACACGTTCTGAAGCAGTGTCAGCATATTCTGCGTCGTGGCAAATCCGGGCAGGAGAGCCGCGAACGCGACAAACAACAGAAAAAAAATGCCGAAGACAATGCCCTGCTGATTAATCTGCTTTAGCTCCATCCCGGTCCCGCTTCTTGTTTTGGGTATCCTCGGGTGCATCTTTGGTGTTTGCAAGTCCTAATCTGAATCCGCGCGGCATGATCGCGAGGCACGGATTCCAGATGGCGTGCATCCACTCCGCGATTGCCTGATCGACTGATAACGATCCGCTCCGCGCCAGCGCGCGGAGCGGATCTCTGCGTCAGCTGACGCGCCGCTCCCGGTTGTCCCAGTAAGGCGCGCGCAGTTCGCGCTTGAGGATCTTGCCGGCGCCGGACAGCGGCAGCGGGCTGCTTCTGACCTCGACGCTGCGCGGGCATTTGTAGCCGGCGATCAGCGTCTTGCAGAACGCGATCAGCTCTGTCGCCGAGATCTGCGCGTCGGCGCGCGGCACGACAACGGCATGGACCTTCTCGCCCCAATGCTCATCGGGGATTCCGATCACCGCGCATTGCGCCACCGCCGGATGCTGCGCCACCGCGTTCTCGACCTCGACCGAATAGACGTTCTCGCCGCCCGAAATGATCATGTCCTTGACGCGGTCGACGACGAAGACGAAGCCGTATTCGTCCAGATAGCCGCCGTCGCCGGTGTGCATCCAGCCATCGACCACGGCGCGCGCGGTCTCCTCCGGCCGCTCCCAATAGCCCATCATCACATTGTCGCCGCGCACCACGATCTCGCCGACGGTGCCGACATCGACCGGCCTGTCGTCGGCGTCGACGATGCGGACCTCGCAGCCCAGCGCGGCGCGGCCGGCGGCGCGATGCCGGCCCTTGGCGCGGGCCTCGCCGATATGCTCGTTCCAGTGCAGCAATGTGGCGATCGGCGACAATTCGGTCATGCCATAGGCCTGGGTGAAGCGCGCATTCGGCAGCGCCTTGGTTGCGCGATCGAGCACCGCCTCGCTGATCGGCGAGGCGCCATAGGCTAGGCTCGTCAGCGACGACATGTCGTGGGAGGCGAGCGCGGGATGATCGACCAGCATCTGGATCATGGTCGGGACCAGCAGCACGTCGGTGACGCGCTCGTTCTGCACCGCGGCCATCACCCCCTCGGGGGTGAAGGCCTGGATCATCACATTGGCGCCGCCGCTGAGCAGCAGCGAATACATCGCCGCGCCATTGGCGAGGTGAAACATCGGCGCCGCGTGCAGATAGGTCGCGGTGCCCGGGAACATCCCCTCGCCGAGTGCATTCAGCGCGTTGGCCATCAGATTGCCGTGGCTGAGCATCACACCCTTGGAGCGGCCGGTGGTGCCGCCGGTGTAGAAGATGCCGGCAAGATCCGCGGCCTGGCGCATCGCGTCGGGGATCGGCGCGCTGCGCCCGATCAGCGCTTCGTAGTCGTCCATGCCGGACGGGATATCGCCGTCGTCGGCATAGACCAATTTCAATTCGGGCAGCGCCTTGGCCAGCGTGGCGCCGGTGGCGGCGAACGCCTGATCAACCACCAGCACATTGGCACGGCAATCGCGCAGCGCGTCTTCGTTTTCCAACGGGCTCCACCTGGTGTTGAGCGGCACGATCACGGCGCCGGCCCAGGCCGTCGCCAGATACAGCTCGAGATAGCGATCGGAATTGAGCGACAGCACCGCGACGCGGTCGCCCGGTTCGGCGCCGAGCCCGCGCAGCCCGGCCGCCAGCCGCGCGACCCGCTCACCGACCTCGCGCCAGTTACGACGCCGCGCGCCATACACCGTGGCGAGGCCGTCGGGATTGATCTGCAGCGCGCGCCGCAATCCGTGGGTAGTGTTCATCGTTTCCCTCCGCTGTTTTGTTTTGTTTGGTTTTAGTCTGCTCAGGCCGGCGCCTTCTTTCTTGGGCGCCGTGCCGCGAGTCCCTCGGTCAACCGCGTGGCGAATTCGTCGGCGACCTGTTCGGCCGACAATTCGCCGTCACGCTGAAACCAGTGTCCGATCCAGTTCAGCGAGCCGGCGATGGCGAACGCCGCCATCTTGGCATCGCAGGGCTTGATCGTGCCGTCGGCGATGCCGTCGGTCACATATTGGCGAAAGGTCCGGTCGATGCTTTTCTTGGCGTCGCGGACGGTGCGGGCGTTGGCCTCGGACAGATCGCGGGTGTCGAACCGCACCAGGCTGGCGCCGTAATCGGAGGTCATCACCTCCGCATAGGCCCGGATCAGCCTGCGCAGCTTGGCAAGTCCGGCGCCGCCGCCGGCGTCGATCTCGGCGATCACCTCGTCGACCCGCTCGCGCCCCAACACGCAGCATTCGAACAGAATGTCTTCCTTGCCGCGAAAGTAGTTGTATAGCGCCGGCTTGGTGATGTTCAGCCGCTCGGCGACGTCGTTCAGCGTGACGCGGTGATAGCCCTGCTCGAGAAACAGCTGCACGGCAGTCCGCAGCACCGCCTCGCGCTTCTCGTCGCGGGCGCGGCGCCGGCTTTCGAACGGCATCCAGGGTGAGCTATCGGGGGTTCGCACGTCCATCTCGAATTCCGGTTGCCTTGCATTGACTCGCTTGCGCGCCATGTATATTACCCATGGGTAACAAGAAGTCCATTGGGTAATTTATGGAGGATCGGATGTCTCGCGCTTACATTGCCGGTGTCGGCATGATCCCGTTCGTCAAGCCCGGCGCCAACGAGCCGTATCACGTGATGGGGGCGACGGCGGCCAGACTGGCGCTCCAGGATTCCGGCCTCGACTATGCGGCGATCCAGCAGGCCTATGTCGGTTACGTCTACGGCGACTCCACCTGCGGCCAGCGCGCGCTGTATGGCGTCGGCATGACCGGCATCCCGATCGTCAACGTCAACAACAATTGCTCGACCGGCTCGACCGCGCTGTTTCTGGCCCGTCAGGCGATCGAATCCGGCGCCGCCGATTGCGTGCTGGCGCTCGGCTTCGAACAGATGAAGCCCGGCGCGCTGGGCGCGGTGTTCACCGATCGGCCGAGCGCGTTCGACGAATTCGACGCCGCCGCCGACGCGCTGGTCGACGCCCCGGGCGTGCCGCTGGCGCTGCGCTATTTCGGCGGCGCCGGCCTCAGCCATATGCAGCAATACGGTACGCCGCTGTCGTCCTTCGCCAAGGTCCGCGCCAAGGCCAGCCGGCACGCCAAGAACAATCCGCTGGCGCTGTTCCGCAAGGAAGTCTCGGCCGACGACGTGATGAACGATCAGGTGATCTGGCCCGGCGTGATGACGCGGCTGATGGCCTGTCCGCCGACCTGCGGCGGCGCCGCCGCGGTGCTGGTGTCCGAGAAATTCGCCAAGCAGCACGGCTTGCGCACCGATGTGCGGATCGCCGCGCAGAGCATGACCACCGACACGCCGTCGACCTTCGGCGCCGGCGATATGATGCGGGTGGTCGGCTTCGACATGGCGCGCGACGCCGCCAATGCGGTCTATCAAAAGGCCGGCGTCGGGCCGGACGACCTCGACGTGGTCGAGCTGCATGATTGCTTCGCCCAGAACGAGCTGATCACCTACGAGGCGCTCGGCCTGTGCCCCGAGGGCGGCGCGGCGAAATTCATCGACGACGGCGACAACACCTATGGGGGCAAATTCGTCACCAACCCGTCCGGCGGCCTGCTGTCGAAGGGCCACCCGCTCGGCGCCACCGGCCTCGCCCAATGCTACGAGCTGACCCGGCAATTGCGCGGCACCGCGGCCGCCACCCAGGTCGACGGCGCGCGGCTGGCCCTGCAGCACAATCTCGGCCTCGGCGGCGCCTGCGTGGTGACATTGTACGAGCGCGCGTGACGACCATTGCGGCCTTCACGGCCAACGACGTCGTCATTGCGAGCCGACGGACGGCGCGCCAGCGCGGTCCGTCGCGCGAAGCAATCCAGGGGCTGCCCCGACGGGCATCGCCGTGTGGCCCTGGATTGCTTCGTCGCTTCGCTCCTCGCAATGACGCCTTTGAACGTCTGCACGGTTGAGGGAAATTAAGGACACATCATGGTTGATCAATCCGCCGTCGGGCGCAGTTTCACGCCGGTCACCGCGCGCGTCGAACCGGGACGGTTGCGCTATTTCTTCGAGACGCTCGGCGAAACCAACCCGGTCTATCGCGACGCCGACGCGGCGAAAGCGGCCGGCTATGCGGCGGCACCGATTCCGCCGACCTATCTGTTCTGCCTGGAGATGATGGACACCGAGACGCCGTTCGAATTCCTCACCGCGCTCGACATCGATCTCGGCCGCGTCCTGCATGGCGAGCAGAGCTTTTGCTATCACGCCCCGGTCGTGGTCGGCGACACCGTCACCTTCAATCCGCGCGTCACCGCCGTCACCGACAAGAAGGGCGGCGCGATGACGCTGATCGTGATCGAGACCGCCATCACCAATCAGCACAGCGTCCATGTCGCCGACGTCGCCCGCACCATCGTGGTGCGCAATGGAGCCGCCGCATGAGCAAGCCGAAGCCCGCGGTCGGCGACCGCATCGTCCACAAGCAATTTCCCGCCATCACCCGCCACACTTTGGCGCTGTATTGCGGCGCCTCGGGCGACCACAACCCGATCCATGTCGATCTCGACTTCGCCAAGGCCTCGGGATTTCCCGACGTGTTCTCGCACGGCATGCTGGTGATGGGCTATCTCGGCCAGGCGCTGACCGACGCGGTGCCGCCCGGCGCCATCCGCTCGTTTTCGACCCGCTTCGCCGCGATCACCCAGCTCGGCGCGCAACTGACCTGCGAGGGTCACGTCGCCGAACTGCTCGAGGCCGGCGGCGAACGCCGCGCCCGCATCACGCTCACCACCAAGGACCAGCACGGCGAGACCAAGCTCGCCGGCGAAGCCATCATCGCGCTCTGATCAAGGACACATCATGGGTAAACTCGCAGGCAAGGTCGCCCTCATCACCGGATCGGGCCGCGGCATCGGCCGCGCCATCGCGCTGAAACTCGCGCATGAGGGCGCCAAACTCGTGGTCAACGATCTCGACGCCGAGCCCGGCGACGCGGTCGCCGCCGAGATCAAGGCGATGGGCGGCGAGGCGATCGCCGTCAATGGCAGCGTCTCGGAGCCCGGCTTCGCCGACCGCTTCGTCGGCGCCGCGATGGAGACCTTCGGCGGCCTCGACATCATCATCAACAATGCCGGCTACACCTGGGACTCGACGATCCAGAAGATGACCGACGAGCAATTCCAGGCGATGCTCGACGTCCATCTGGTGGCGCCGTTCCGGATCCTGCGCGCCGCCGCCGAGCCGATCCGCATTCTGGCCAAGAAGGAAGCCGAGGCCGGCCGCGAGGTGTTCCGCAAGGTGGTGAACATTTCCTCGATCGCCGGGCTTTACGGCAATGCCGGCCAGGCCAGCTATTCGTCGGCCAAGGCGTCGTTGATCGGGCTGACCCGGACGATGTGCAAGGAATGGGGACGCTACAAGGTCAACGTCAATTGCGTGGCGTTCGGGCTGATCAACACCCGCCTGACCCAGCCGATCGAGACGCAGCAGAAGACCATCGACGTCGCCGGCCGCGACATCAAGGTCGGCGTCCAGCCGCAAATGCTCGACGCCATGGCCAAAATGATCCCGCTCGGCCGCGGCGGCACGCCGGAGGAAGCCGCCGACGCGGTGTATTTGTTCTGCAGCCCGGAATCGAACTACATTAGCGGTCAGGTGGTCGTCTGCGGCGGCGGTCTCATCATTTAACGCGAGGCACTATGCAATATCGCTCGTCATGGATGACCGAGGAACTCGACACGTTCCGCGATCAGTTTCGTAAATTCCTCGCCAAGGACCTGGCGCCGCAGGCTGAAAAATGGCGGGCGCAGAAGATCATCGACCGCTCGGCCTGGCTGAAACTCGGCGAAATGGGCGCGCTGCTGCCGAGCATCCCGGAGGAATATGGCGGGCTTGGCGCCAGCTTCGCCTATGACGCCGCGGTGTTCGAGGACATCGAAAGCGAATTGCCGGACGCGCTCAATGGCGTCACCGTCTCCAGCGGCATCGTGGCGCATTACATTCTCAACTATGGCTCCGAGGAGCAGAAGCAGCGCTGGCTGCCCGGCATGGCGCGCGGCGAATTGATCGGCGCCATCGCGATGACCGAGCCGGGGACGGGCTCCGATCTGCAGGCGGTGCGTACCACCGCCAAGCTGCGGGGCAACGCCTATGTGATCAACGGCCAGAAGACCTTCATCACCAACGGCCAGAGCGCCGATCTGATCATCGTGGTCGCCCGCACCGGCGGCCCCGGCGCCAAGGGCCTGTCGCTGATCGTGCTGGAGACCAAGGACAATGCCGGTTTCAAGCGCGGCCGCAACCTCGACAAGATCGGCATGCCCGCCGCCGACACCTCGGAATTGTTCTTCGACGACGCGGTGGCGCCGCCGGAAAACCTGCTCGGCGGCGAGGAAGGCAAGGGCTTCGCGCAGCTGATGCAGCAATTGCCGCAGGAGCGGCTGATCATCGCCATCGGCGCGGTCGCCGCGATGGAGCGCGCGGTGCGGCTGACGGTCGACTACACCAGGCAGCGCAAGGCGTTCGGCCAGCCGATCATCGAATTCCAGAACACCGCCTTCAAGCTCGCCGAACGCAAGACCGAGGCGATGATCGCGCGCGTCTTCGTCGATTTCTGCATCGAGCGGCTGCTGGCCGGCGACCTCGACGCCGTCACCGCCTCGATGGCGAAATGGTGGACCACGCAGAAGCAAGGCGAGACCGTCGACGACTGCGTGCAGCTGCATGGCGGCTATGGCTACATGCAGGACTATGCGATCTCGCGGATGTATGTCGACGCAAGGATCCAGAAGATCTATGGCGGCACCAACGAGGTGATGAAGCTGCTGATCGCGCGCTCGCTATAGCGGCTGCGCATCCCCCCACACGGCCAGCGAGGATAAGATGTCGATGGTTCTTCACGAGCAGCGCGGCGCCGTCGCGATCCTGACGCTCAACAATCCGGAGCAGTACAATGCGCTCGGCGGCAGCCTGCTGGTCGATCTCGGCGCGGCGCTCGACGCTGCGCTTGCCGATCCTTCGGTGCGGGCGATCATGCTCACCGGCGCCGGCAAGGGCTTTTGCGCCGGCGCGCAGCTCGGCGGCGCGACTTTCGATATGGGCGATCAGGTCGCGCAGATGATGCGCGGCCGGCTCAACCCGCTGCTCGAAAAGATGCGTGCTGCACCCAAGCCGATCGTGGTCGCGGTCAACGGCGCCGCCGCCGGCGCCGGGGTCGGCATTGCGCTCGCCGGCGACATCGTGATCGCGGCGCGCTCGGCGCGCTTCATCCTCAGCTTCGTCCGGCTCGGCGCCGCGCTCGATGCCGGAACCTCGCTGTTCCTGCAGCGCTCGATCGGCGTCGCCCGCGCCCGCGCGCTGGCGCTGACCGGCGAAGCGCTGTCCGCCGACAAGGCCGAGCAATGGGGGCTGATCTGGAAAACGGTCGACGACGCCGAGCTGCGCGACGCCGCGCTGGCCACCGCGCAGCGCCTCGCCGAAGGGCCGCCGTTGAGCATCGGCCTGATCAAGACCCAGATCGAATCCGCCTGGGCCGCCTCATTGTCGTCCACGCTTGATGACGAGGCCGAGTCACAGGCGCGCGCCTTCGTCACCGAAGATTTGCGCGAGGGCGCCGCGGCCTTTGTGCAAAAACGCCCGGCGCGCTTCGCCGGCCGCTGACGGCGCCCCATCCGCATCGGCGCCGCGCCGGGCGCGGTCCCGACCAAACATCAGCGCGCGCCGGCGACGATCACGCGCGCGCCGGCTTCGGCGAAGCATCTGCGCTGCTCCTGCGACGCGCCGGCATCGGTCACCAGCGTCCAGCTGTCCGGCAATGGCGCCCAGGCGAATTGGTCGGCGCGGCCGAGCTTGCAGGCATCGGCCAGCACGATGACGTCCTTGGCCTGCTGCATCATCAGCGATTTCAGCGCGACCTGCTGCAGATCGGCCTCGCACAACCCGCGACCCTGGACGATGCCGTCGGCGCTCATGATGGCGCGGTCCGCGGTCATGCGGCGCAGCGCGTCATTGGCCAGCGGCCCCATGGTGCTCATGCTGGTGGAGCGCAGCGCGCCGCCCAGCACCACCAGCTCGATGGCCGGCGCCTTGGCGAGAAATGGTAGCAGCGCCAGATTATTGGTGATGATGCGCAACCGCCGCCGCAGCAGCAGCTGGCCGAAGGCGGCGACCGTGGAGCCGGCATCGAGGATCAGCGTGTCGCCATCGGCGATCAGCTCGGCCGCCGCGCGCGCGATCGCCTGCTTCTCCTGGCCGCGCACCGCGAGGCGCTGCTCCAGCGTCGTCTCTGTCACCTGGCTGGCCAGAATGGCGCCCCCATAGGTGCGGCGCACGGCGTTGTTCTTGGACAAAAGCTGCAGGTCGCGCCGCACCGTGGAGGCGGAGATCTTGAACCGCCGCGCCAGATCGTCGACATCGACCTCCCCGGCGTTCAACGCCTCCAACAGGCGAGCGTGACGCTCCTTGCTACGCATCGACATCGAATCTCAGCCCCGCTCCCCTGGCAGAGTCATTTCCGTCGGTCGTGCTCGACCTTGCCGAAGTCGCGACACGGCCGATGCATAGCATGATGCCCCGGCCGTGCGAATATTCACGCGATCGCCGTCTCAGGCCGCTTTCTTCGGGGCCAGATCGACCGCCTGGCGCAGCGCCTCGACCAGGCTGCGCTCGTCGGCGATGCCCTTGCCGGCGATGTCGAAGGCGGTGCCGTGATCGACCGAGGTGCGGATCACCGGCAGGCCGACCGTGATGTTGACGCCGGCTTCCAGCCCCAGCACCTTGATCGGGCCGTGGCCCTGATCGTGATACATTGCCACCACCATGTCGTAGTCGCCGCGGCCGGCCAGGAAGAACAATGTGTCGGCGGGCAGCGGGCCCTGCACGTCCCAGCCCTTGCGCTGGCAGGCTTCCACCGCCGGCGTGATCTTCTCGGCCTCCTCGCCATGGCCGAACAACCCGTTCTCGCCGGCATGCGGATTGATCGCGCAGACGCCGATCTTCGGATTGGCGATACCGGCCTTGATCAGCACGTCGTGGCCGCGGGTGATGACGCGCTCGACCAGGCCCGGCTCGATTTTCTTGATGGCGTCGATCAGGCCGATATGGGTGGTGACGTGAATGACGCGCAGCTTCGGCGACACCAGCATCATCGACACTTCCGGCGTGCCGGTCAGATGCGCCAGCAATTCGGTATGGCCGGGATATTTGTGGCCCGCCGCGTGCAGCGCCTCCTTGGAGAGCGGCGCGGTGCAGATGCCCTGCGCGATGCCGGCCTGCACCACCTGCACGGCCTTCTCGATATAGCGATAGGCGGCCTCGCCGGCGATCGGCGACATCTTGCCGAACGGCAGATCGTCCGGCACGTTCTTCAGATCCACGCATTGCACCGCCGTCGACGAGAAATCGGCGTCGCCGGCCTCGGCCAGCGAGTCGACGTCCAGCGCGACGCCGACAGCCTTGGCGGCCTTGCGCAGCCGGTTGGCGTCGCCGATCACCAGCGGGTTGCAGATCTCGTTGGGATAAGGCTTGGCCAGCGCCTTCATGATGACCTCGGGACCGATGCCGGCCGGATCTCCCATGGTGATCGCGATGGTCGGACGGGTCATGAGAAATATCCTTTGATTCGAACGCAGCGAAGACGTTGGCTGATGCGGATGAGGCTGAGGTCATCGCCGAATGCGCCGGCTTTGGTGGCGATCGGCACCGACAATTTTCCAAGGGTGAGGCCGAGCGACACGCCCGGCTCGATCTCGTCGGCAAGACGGATGCCGTTGACTCCGAAGCGCGACAGCAAGGCGGCGGCGGTTTCGCCGCCGGTCGCCGCGAAGGCGCCGATCGCGGGCGCCACCGGCTCCAGCGCCTCGGCCAGCGCCAGCGCCAGCCGCGGTCCCTGCGCCATGTCCGGATGGCCATCGGTCACGATCTCGACCAGCGCGTCTTCGCCCGAACACAGCCGCTTGGCCACCTCCGCCGCCATCGCCGCGCAACCGGCGCGATCGCCGAGCAGC from Rhodopseudomonas sp. BAL398 encodes the following:
- a CDS encoding lipid-transfer protein — encoded protein: MSRAYIAGVGMIPFVKPGANEPYHVMGATAARLALQDSGLDYAAIQQAYVGYVYGDSTCGQRALYGVGMTGIPIVNVNNNCSTGSTALFLARQAIESGAADCVLALGFEQMKPGALGAVFTDRPSAFDEFDAAADALVDAPGVPLALRYFGGAGLSHMQQYGTPLSSFAKVRAKASRHAKNNPLALFRKEVSADDVMNDQVIWPGVMTRLMACPPTCGGAAAVLVSEKFAKQHGLRTDVRIAAQSMTTDTPSTFGAGDMMRVVGFDMARDAANAVYQKAGVGPDDLDVVELHDCFAQNELITYEALGLCPEGGAAKFIDDGDNTYGGKFVTNPSGGLLSKGHPLGATGLAQCYELTRQLRGTAAATQVDGARLALQHNLGLGGACVVTLYERA
- a CDS encoding MaoC family dehydratase N-terminal domain-containing protein, whose protein sequence is MVDQSAVGRSFTPVTARVEPGRLRYFFETLGETNPVYRDADAAKAAGYAAAPIPPTYLFCLEMMDTETPFEFLTALDIDLGRVLHGEQSFCYHAPVVVGDTVTFNPRVTAVTDKKGGAMTLIVIETAITNQHSVHVADVARTIVVRNGAAA
- a CDS encoding enoyl-CoA hydratase-related protein — its product is MSMVLHEQRGAVAILTLNNPEQYNALGGSLLVDLGAALDAALADPSVRAIMLTGAGKGFCAGAQLGGATFDMGDQVAQMMRGRLNPLLEKMRAAPKPIVVAVNGAAAGAGVGIALAGDIVIAARSARFILSFVRLGAALDAGTSLFLQRSIGVARARALALTGEALSADKAEQWGLIWKTVDDAELRDAALATAQRLAEGPPLSIGLIKTQIESAWAASLSSTLDDEAESQARAFVTEDLREGAAAFVQKRPARFAGR
- a CDS encoding acyl-CoA dehydrogenase family protein, yielding MQYRSSWMTEELDTFRDQFRKFLAKDLAPQAEKWRAQKIIDRSAWLKLGEMGALLPSIPEEYGGLGASFAYDAAVFEDIESELPDALNGVTVSSGIVAHYILNYGSEEQKQRWLPGMARGELIGAIAMTEPGTGSDLQAVRTTAKLRGNAYVINGQKTFITNGQSADLIIVVARTGGPGAKGLSLIVLETKDNAGFKRGRNLDKIGMPAADTSELFFDDAVAPPENLLGGEEGKGFAQLMQQLPQERLIIAIGAVAAMERAVRLTVDYTRQRKAFGQPIIEFQNTAFKLAERKTEAMIARVFVDFCIERLLAGDLDAVTASMAKWWTTQKQGETVDDCVQLHGGYGYMQDYAISRMYVDARIQKIYGGTNEVMKLLIARSL
- a CDS encoding SDR family NAD(P)-dependent oxidoreductase translates to MGKLAGKVALITGSGRGIGRAIALKLAHEGAKLVVNDLDAEPGDAVAAEIKAMGGEAIAVNGSVSEPGFADRFVGAAMETFGGLDIIINNAGYTWDSTIQKMTDEQFQAMLDVHLVAPFRILRAAAEPIRILAKKEAEAGREVFRKVVNISSIAGLYGNAGQASYSSAKASLIGLTRTMCKEWGRYKVNVNCVAFGLINTRLTQPIETQQKTIDVAGRDIKVGVQPQMLDAMAKMIPLGRGGTPEEAADAVYLFCSPESNYISGQVVVCGGGLII
- a CDS encoding DeoR/GlpR family DNA-binding transcription regulator, translating into MSMRSKERHARLLEALNAGEVDVDDLARRFKISASTVRRDLQLLSKNNAVRRTYGGAILASQVTETTLEQRLAVRGQEKQAIARAAAELIADGDTLILDAGSTVAAFGQLLLRRRLRIITNNLALLPFLAKAPAIELVVLGGALRSTSMSTMGPLANDALRRMTADRAIMSADGIVQGRGLCEADLQQVALKSLMMQQAKDVIVLADACKLGRADQFAWAPLPDSWTLVTDAGASQEQRRCFAEAGARVIVAGAR
- a CDS encoding MaoC family dehydratase; its protein translation is MSKPKPAVGDRIVHKQFPAITRHTLALYCGASGDHNPIHVDLDFAKASGFPDVFSHGMLVMGYLGQALTDAVPPGAIRSFSTRFAAITQLGAQLTCEGHVAELLEAGGERRARITLTTKDQHGETKLAGEAIIAL